From a single bacterium genomic region:
- a CDS encoding Hpt domain-containing protein has protein sequence MAFDLWALAEQLDGDRDLAAEIFTLFLDDSRERLLLMAAAVRNYDCDTVATEAKTVEGAAQNVHAAPLARQAAAIGAAARHRECEYAQALISEMTQALDELAVAWGQTIG, from the coding sequence GTGGCGTTCGACCTCTGGGCGCTGGCCGAGCAGCTCGACGGCGATCGTGACCTGGCCGCCGAGATCTTCACGCTGTTCCTGGACGACTCCCGCGAGCGGCTGCTGCTGATGGCCGCGGCGGTGCGCAACTACGATTGCGACACCGTCGCCACCGAAGCGAAGACCGTCGAAGGGGCGGCCCAGAACGTGCACGCAGCGCCGTTGGCCCGCCAGGCCGCGGCCATCGGCGCTGCGGCGCGCCATCGCGAATGCGAGTACGCGCAGGCGCTGATCTCCGAGATGACGCAGGCCCTGGATGAGCTGGCCGTCGCCTGGGGCCAGACCATCGGTTGA
- a CDS encoding response regulator — translation MNAEAPDNRQARLAMLARVFADAPDAVFVTDGPSGRIVLANAAACALCGYSSDELVGRSHVDLHAPDERAQAGIRHRSVWTGKGGDLQMTSLRRADGTLLTVEVAAHALREDGEDLVVALVRPRPDATETGGMDLAASLLRLQEHNRQLERRFAERTGELTVANQQLTRTISEANQRALALQQTGLQRTQFFAGLAHEMRTPLNAVMGLADLLTDMKLDDEARHTARLIHSSARALVRLINDLLDHSRLEAGKLELVRAPYNLHDLLGELADITSVQCDDLGLSFALQVDGDLPDPVLGDEGRLRQVLLNLLGNALKYTREGGVTLHVRRAEALAPRVKVEFRITDTGIGISPEQQAHLFQPYSQATAGLAAGSGSSGLGLAISRMLVERMGGRIGVESDEGWGSTFWFTLPLEPAPASTVIVAPLPVTIGREQLAGRTVLLVEDNRINQQVAIGMLKRLGVTARTADNGEAALVALAESAFDVVFMDVQMPGMDGLEATRNLRSGQAGELNRNVPVIAMTGHVSREDRDACTEAGMNDYVAKPISGDRLREAITRVLAVSPAARPPPMPPPMWRSTSGRWPSSSTAIVTWPPRSSRCSWTTPASGCC, via the coding sequence GTGAACGCAGAAGCGCCCGACAACAGGCAGGCCCGGCTCGCAATGCTGGCGCGTGTCTTTGCCGACGCGCCCGACGCGGTCTTCGTGACCGACGGGCCGAGCGGGCGCATTGTGCTGGCCAACGCCGCCGCGTGCGCGCTGTGCGGATATTCGAGCGACGAACTCGTCGGCCGAAGCCATGTCGACCTGCACGCCCCGGACGAGCGGGCGCAAGCCGGCATCCGGCATCGCTCGGTGTGGACGGGGAAGGGCGGCGATCTCCAGATGACCAGCCTTCGCCGCGCCGATGGCACGCTGCTGACGGTGGAAGTGGCGGCACATGCGTTGCGCGAGGACGGAGAGGACCTGGTCGTGGCGCTGGTGCGTCCGCGCCCCGACGCGACCGAGACCGGCGGCATGGACCTGGCCGCATCGCTGCTGCGGCTGCAGGAGCACAATCGCCAGCTCGAGCGCCGCTTTGCCGAGCGCACCGGCGAACTCACGGTCGCCAACCAGCAGCTCACCCGCACGATCAGCGAAGCGAACCAGCGTGCGCTGGCCCTGCAGCAGACGGGCCTGCAGCGCACGCAGTTCTTTGCCGGGCTGGCGCACGAGATGCGGACGCCGCTGAATGCCGTCATGGGTCTGGCCGACCTGCTCACGGACATGAAGCTCGACGACGAGGCGCGCCACACGGCCAGGCTCATCCACTCCAGCGCGCGGGCCCTGGTGCGGCTGATCAACGACCTGCTGGACCATTCGCGTCTGGAGGCCGGCAAGCTGGAGCTGGTGCGCGCGCCGTACAACCTGCACGACCTGCTGGGCGAGCTGGCCGACATCACCTCCGTGCAGTGCGACGACCTGGGTCTCTCGTTCGCGCTGCAGGTCGATGGCGACCTGCCCGACCCGGTCCTGGGCGACGAGGGCCGACTGCGGCAGGTGCTCCTGAACCTGCTGGGCAATGCGCTCAAGTACACGCGCGAGGGCGGGGTGACGCTGCACGTGCGCCGGGCCGAGGCGCTGGCGCCGCGCGTGAAGGTCGAGTTCCGCATCACCGACACCGGCATCGGCATCTCGCCCGAGCAGCAGGCGCACCTGTTCCAGCCCTACAGCCAGGCGACCGCCGGCCTGGCCGCCGGCAGCGGCAGTTCCGGCCTCGGCCTGGCCATCAGTCGCATGCTGGTCGAGCGCATGGGCGGTCGCATCGGCGTCGAGAGCGACGAGGGCTGGGGCTCCACCTTCTGGTTCACGTTGCCGCTGGAGCCGGCGCCCGCGTCGACGGTCATCGTCGCGCCGCTGCCCGTCACGATAGGCCGCGAGCAACTGGCCGGGCGCACGGTGCTGCTGGTGGAGGACAATCGCATCAACCAGCAGGTGGCGATCGGCATGCTGAAGCGGCTGGGCGTGACCGCGCGCACCGCCGACAACGGCGAGGCGGCGCTGGTTGCCCTCGCCGAATCCGCTTTCGATGTCGTGTTCATGGATGTGCAGATGCCCGGCATGGATGGGCTCGAGGCCACGCGAAACCTGCGCTCCGGCCAGGCCGGCGAGTTGAACCGCAACGTGCCGGTGATCGCCATGACCGGTCACGTCTCGCGCGAGGACCGTGATGCCTGTACCGAGGCCGGCATGAACGACTACGTGGCTAAGCCGATCAGCGGCGATCGCCTGCGCGAAGCCATCACACGGGTGCTGGCCGTTTCACCCGCCGCGCGCCCGCCGCCGATGCCGCCACCGATGTGGCGTTCGACCTCTGGGCGCTGGCCGAGCAGCTCGACGGCGATCGTGACCTGGCCGCCGAGATCTTCACGCTGTTCCTGGACGACTCCCGCGAGCGGCTGCTGCTGA
- a CDS encoding 4Fe-4S ferredoxin has protein sequence MAVRKIVHIDEDLCDGCGDCVPSCAEGAIQIIGGKAVLLADNLCDGLGACLGECPQGAITIEERDADDFDEEAVHDHITHMPDMGPVDLGALMGGRLAAAPLPGPGHGHGHGHGGCPGSRMQHFPVAPAAAPATPTAAPTPMAAPAPAGSELRQWPIQLHLVNPTAPYFMGAHLLLAADCCAFATAEFHQRFLRGKALAMACPKLDQGREIYRQKLTAMVDQARLDTITVMIMEVPCCTGLLGLAQEAVAAAERKVPIKQVVLGVQGQVVREEWC, from the coding sequence ATGGCTGTGCGGAAGATCGTGCACATCGACGAGGACCTGTGCGACGGCTGCGGCGACTGCGTGCCGTCCTGCGCCGAGGGCGCCATCCAGATCATCGGCGGCAAGGCCGTGCTGCTGGCCGACAACCTCTGCGACGGGCTGGGCGCCTGCCTGGGCGAGTGCCCGCAGGGCGCCATCACGATCGAGGAGCGCGACGCCGACGACTTCGACGAGGAAGCCGTCCACGACCACATCACGCACATGCCCGACATGGGCCCGGTCGATCTCGGCGCGCTGATGGGCGGTCGCCTCGCGGCGGCGCCGCTGCCCGGCCCCGGTCACGGTCATGGCCACGGCCACGGCGGCTGTCCCGGTTCACGCATGCAGCACTTCCCGGTCGCGCCGGCCGCGGCACCGGCGACACCCACAGCCGCACCGACCCCGATGGCGGCTCCCGCACCCGCCGGCTCCGAACTGCGCCAGTGGCCGATCCAGTTGCACCTGGTCAACCCCACGGCTCCCTATTTCATGGGCGCCCACCTGCTGCTCGCCGCCGACTGCTGCGCCTTCGCCACCGCCGAGTTCCACCAGCGCTTCCTGCGCGGCAAGGCACTGGCGATGGCCTGCCCCAAGCTGGACCAGGGCCGCGAGATCTACCGCCAGAAGCTGACAGCGATGGTCGACCAGGCCCGCCTCGACACCATCACGGTGATGATCATGGAAGTGCCGTGCTGCACCGGCCTGCTCGGACTCGCGCAGGAAGCCGTCGCCGCCGCCGAACGCAAGGTGCCGATCAAGCAGGTGGTGCTGGGCGTGCAGGGGCAGGTGGTCCGCGAGGAATGGTGCTGA
- a CDS encoding arginine repressor, producing the protein MSKTARLVAIKEILTARTITSQEDLKRELGRRGYRVTQATLSRDMKELGVNWVTRGGVQQYVLPAGPEAAALRPIVGAEVTGINANESLIVVHTIPGAAHTVGEFIDVQHNRDIIGTVAGDNTLLVIPGSARATATVVAWLRQILFDDA; encoded by the coding sequence ATGTCGAAGACGGCCCGGCTGGTGGCGATCAAGGAGATCCTCACCGCCCGCACCATCACCTCGCAGGAAGACCTGAAGCGTGAGCTGGGCCGCCGCGGCTACCGCGTGACGCAGGCCACCTTGTCGCGGGACATGAAGGAGCTCGGCGTGAACTGGGTCACCCGCGGGGGCGTGCAGCAATACGTGCTGCCGGCGGGACCGGAGGCTGCTGCGCTGCGGCCCATCGTGGGCGCGGAGGTCACGGGGATCAATGCCAACGAATCGCTGATCGTGGTGCATACGATCCCGGGCGCGGCCCATACGGTGGGCGAGTTCATCGACGTGCAGCACAACCGGGACATCATCGGCACTGTCGCTGGGGACAACACGCTGCTGGTCATCCCGGGATCGGCCCGGGCGACCGCGACCGTTGTGGCCTGGCTGCGGCAGATTTTGTTCGACGACGCCTGA
- the argB gene encoding acetylglutamate kinase, whose amino-acid sequence MTSLADKTEVLVQALPYIQQYERTTFVIKYGGAAMTDDDLKETFAQDVTLLKKIGIRVVIVHGGGRDITGLADRIGLETRFVGGVRYTDPAMMSVVQMVLGGKTNQDIVARINRHDGGAVGLSGVDNSLLRVTRHRADDGADLGLVGEVEQVNTAFLESLLAQEVLPVIAPIGVDANGEVHNVNADTAAGALAAALKAEKLVYLSDIPGVLVQGRLLPSLGRARAAELVETGYVDGGMLPKLRSAFGALDAGVGKVHIIDGRVKHSLLLEIFTQDGVGTEVVP is encoded by the coding sequence ATGACCTCGCTCGCCGACAAGACAGAGGTGCTGGTGCAGGCGCTGCCCTACATCCAGCAGTACGAACGCACGACGTTCGTGATCAAGTACGGCGGCGCAGCCATGACGGACGACGACCTGAAGGAGACGTTCGCCCAGGACGTCACGCTGCTGAAGAAGATCGGCATCCGCGTCGTGATCGTGCACGGCGGCGGCCGGGACATCACGGGGCTGGCCGACCGCATCGGGCTGGAGACGCGCTTCGTGGGCGGCGTGCGGTACACCGACCCGGCGATGATGTCGGTGGTGCAGATGGTGCTGGGCGGCAAGACGAACCAGGACATCGTGGCGCGCATCAACCGGCACGACGGCGGCGCCGTGGGGCTGAGCGGCGTGGACAACTCGCTGCTGCGGGTGACCCGCCACCGTGCCGACGACGGCGCCGACCTGGGCCTGGTCGGCGAGGTGGAGCAGGTCAACACGGCCTTCCTGGAGTCGCTGCTGGCGCAGGAGGTCCTGCCGGTGATCGCCCCGATCGGGGTCGATGCGAACGGCGAGGTCCACAACGTGAACGCCGACACCGCGGCCGGGGCGCTGGCCGCGGCGCTGAAGGCCGAGAAGCTGGTCTACCTGAGCGACATTCCCGGGGTGCTGGTGCAGGGCCGGCTGCTGCCCTCGCTGGGGCGGGCGCGGGCCGCGGAACTGGTGGAGACAGGCTACGTCGACGGCGGTATGCTGCCCAAGCTGAGGTCCGCGTTCGGGGCCCTGGATGCGGGCGTGGGCAAGGTCCATATCATCGACGGCCGGGTCAAGCACTCGCTGCTGCTCGAGATCTTCACGCAGGACGGCGTCGGGACCGAGGTTGTGCCTTGA
- the argJ gene encoding bifunctional glutamate N-acetyltransferase/amino-acid acetyltransferase ArgJ, giving the protein MEVAHEGVTAPIGFQAAGVNCGIKKLRKDVALVVSATPAVTAAMFTTNSVVAAPVVVGREQMAAGGMVRAIVVNSGNANACTGERGLEDAWAMVEGTAAALRIDEGEVLVASTGVIGQYLPMENIQRGIRQAAELLGDDGTAAAEAIRTTDTFAKESAVRCVVDGVRVTVGGMAKGSGMIAPNMATMLAFVTTDAAVTPAVLQAATRQAVDRSFHRISVDGDTSTNDMVAVMANGMAGNPVITATEGPGYEAFYLALEHVLVTLAKMIVMDGEGATKFVEIRVTGAADEAAAAQAARTVANSNLVKTALNGEDANWGRILAALGRSGVAFDAAQVEIDFGDVPILRRDYRLDFSEEAAKEVLSRREIVISIRLNQGDGSAFFWTCDLSKEYVAINANYRT; this is encoded by the coding sequence ATGGAAGTCGCCCACGAAGGCGTCACCGCCCCCATTGGTTTCCAGGCCGCCGGCGTGAACTGCGGCATCAAGAAGCTGCGCAAGGACGTGGCGCTGGTCGTCAGCGCGACGCCCGCGGTGACCGCCGCCATGTTCACGACCAACAGCGTGGTGGCAGCGCCGGTGGTGGTCGGTCGCGAGCAGATGGCCGCCGGCGGGATGGTCCGCGCGATCGTCGTCAACAGCGGCAATGCGAACGCCTGCACCGGCGAGCGCGGCCTCGAGGATGCGTGGGCGATGGTGGAGGGCACGGCGGCCGCGCTCCGCATCGACGAGGGCGAGGTGCTCGTCGCCTCGACCGGCGTGATCGGCCAGTACCTGCCCATGGAGAACATCCAGCGCGGGATCCGTCAGGCGGCCGAGCTGCTGGGCGACGACGGCACCGCGGCGGCCGAGGCGATCCGCACCACCGACACCTTCGCCAAGGAGTCGGCCGTGCGCTGCGTCGTGGACGGCGTGCGGGTGACCGTGGGCGGCATGGCGAAGGGCTCGGGCATGATCGCCCCCAACATGGCGACCATGCTGGCGTTCGTGACCACCGACGCGGCGGTGACGCCGGCCGTGCTCCAGGCTGCGACACGGCAGGCCGTCGACCGCTCGTTCCACCGCATCTCGGTGGACGGCGACACGAGCACGAACGACATGGTGGCCGTGATGGCCAACGGCATGGCGGGAAACCCCGTGATCACCGCCACCGAGGGGCCGGGGTACGAGGCGTTCTACCTGGCGCTCGAGCACGTGCTGGTGACGCTGGCGAAGATGATCGTCATGGACGGCGAGGGGGCCACGAAGTTCGTGGAGATCCGCGTGACGGGCGCGGCGGACGAGGCGGCGGCGGCGCAGGCGGCGCGCACCGTGGCCAACTCGAACCTGGTGAAGACCGCGCTCAACGGCGAGGACGCCAACTGGGGGCGCATCCTGGCGGCGCTGGGACGTTCGGGCGTGGCGTTCGACGCCGCGCAGGTGGAGATCGACTTCGGCGACGTGCCCATCCTGCGGCGGGACTACCGCCTCGATTTCTCGGAGGAGGCGGCGAAGGAAGTGCTCTCGCGCCGCGAGATCGTCATCTCGATCAGGCTGAACCAGGGCGACGGGTCGGCGTTCTTCTGGACCTGCGACCTGTCGAAGGAATACGTCGCCATCAACGCCAACTACAGGACGTGA
- the argC gene encoding N-acetyl-gamma-glutamyl-phosphate reductase, translating to MNNPTKQPLRVAVVGASGYSGGELLRLLAGAADITVEVATAHAQAGRPVGEVHPFLAGRLPLVLTAFDAEALAGLDCVFIALPSGEAMRIAPSLLGRVGCVIDLGGDLRLPTAELYEKYYRKPHAAPRLLGEAVYGLPELNRERLRGAKLIANPGCYPTGAILALLPALKAGLVSPEGIVINSLSGVSGAGRSSAPELSFAEMDGNVRAYRIGDHQHVPEIAGVLGGVAGAPVTVSFVPHLLPVSRGIYTTVHADLKEPVAEALVRSIYAEHYLKEPFVRFGVRIPELKDVQHTNYCDLAVFVEPHTGKLVVTSVIDNLVKGAAGQAVQNLNIAFGRPERALLQ from the coding sequence ATGAACAACCCAACGAAACAGCCGCTCCGCGTCGCCGTCGTGGGCGCCTCCGGTTACTCCGGGGGCGAATTGCTGCGCCTGCTGGCGGGCGCCGCCGACATCACCGTCGAGGTGGCCACCGCCCACGCCCAGGCCGGGCGGCCGGTGGGCGAGGTGCACCCGTTCCTGGCCGGGCGGCTGCCGCTGGTGCTGACCGCCTTCGACGCCGAGGCGCTGGCGGGGCTCGACTGCGTGTTCATCGCCCTGCCTTCGGGCGAGGCGATGCGGATCGCGCCCTCGCTGCTGGGCCGGGTCGGCTGCGTGATCGACCTGGGCGGCGACCTGCGCCTGCCGACCGCCGAACTCTACGAGAAGTACTACCGCAAGCCGCACGCGGCGCCGCGCCTGTTGGGCGAGGCGGTGTACGGGCTGCCGGAACTGAACCGGGAACGGCTGCGCGGCGCAAAGCTGATCGCGAACCCGGGCTGCTACCCGACCGGCGCCATCCTGGCCCTGCTGCCGGCGCTGAAGGCCGGGCTCGTGAGCCCCGAAGGCATCGTCATCAACTCGTTGTCGGGCGTGTCGGGCGCCGGGCGCAGCAGCGCACCCGAGCTGAGCTTTGCCGAGATGGACGGGAACGTGCGGGCGTACCGCATCGGCGACCACCAGCACGTGCCCGAGATTGCCGGGGTGCTGGGCGGGGTGGCGGGGGCGCCGGTGACGGTGTCGTTCGTGCCGCACCTGCTGCCGGTCTCGCGCGGCATCTACACCACGGTGCACGCCGACCTGAAGGAGCCGGTGGCCGAGGCCCTCGTGCGCTCCATCTATGCGGAGCACTACCTGAAGGAACCGTTCGTCCGCTTCGGCGTGCGCATTCCCGAGTTGAAGGACGTGCAGCACACGAACTACTGCGATCTGGCGGTGTTCGTGGAGCCCCACACCGGCAAGCTGGTCGTGACGTCGGTGATCGACAACCTGGTCAAGGGCGCCGCCGGCCAGGCCGTGCAGAACCTGAACATCGCGTTCGGACGCCCCGAACGCGCACTCCTGCAGTAG
- a CDS encoding acetylornithine/succinylornithine family transaminase, with product MNLNDREQAAFFPTYKRLPLQAVRGEGLYLYTADGARWLDLFAGIAVNALGHAHPRVVGAITAQAQRYIHLSNYFAQEPQVRLAELLLRHSGMARVFFANSGTEAMEGALKIARRRGAGRGQSGLVGFSNAFHGRTLGALSIMDRANYRDGFGPFLEGCASLPFNDVAALRAGAGPGTAAVVLECVQGEGGVRPVTPAFVAALKELRDEHGFLIIADEIQSGAFRTGRFLAADHFDLQPDLVTLAKPIGGGLPLGAILGAASVTDVLQPGQHGTTFGGNPVACAAGIAVLEEIEESGLAAHTVAVGDFFLARLRQLAAAFPAHVKEARGLGLMLALELHGEAEPVVVAMRERGILVNATDKTVLRFVPPLVITEDEVEIAVGALREVLEGMG from the coding sequence ATGAACCTGAACGACCGTGAACAGGCCGCCTTTTTCCCGACCTACAAGCGGCTGCCGCTCCAGGCTGTGCGCGGCGAAGGCCTTTACCTGTACACCGCCGATGGCGCCCGCTGGCTCGACCTGTTCGCCGGCATCGCCGTCAACGCCCTGGGCCACGCCCACCCGCGCGTGGTGGGCGCCATCACGGCGCAGGCACAGCGCTACATCCACCTGTCGAACTACTTCGCGCAGGAGCCGCAGGTGCGCCTGGCCGAGCTGCTGCTCCGGCACAGCGGCATGGCACGCGTGTTCTTCGCCAACAGCGGCACCGAGGCGATGGAGGGCGCCCTGAAGATCGCGCGCCGCCGGGGCGCCGGGCGCGGACAGTCGGGCCTGGTCGGCTTCAGCAACGCCTTCCACGGCCGCACGCTGGGCGCGCTGTCGATCATGGATCGCGCCAACTACCGCGACGGCTTCGGCCCCTTCCTCGAGGGCTGCGCGTCGCTGCCGTTCAACGATGTCGCCGCGCTGCGGGCCGGCGCGGGCCCCGGCACCGCTGCCGTGGTGCTCGAATGCGTGCAGGGCGAGGGCGGCGTCCGTCCCGTCACGCCCGCCTTCGTCGCCGCGTTGAAGGAGCTGCGCGACGAGCACGGCTTCCTCATCATCGCCGACGAGATCCAGAGCGGCGCCTTCCGCACCGGCCGCTTCCTGGCCGCCGACCACTTCGACCTGCAGCCCGACCTCGTCACGCTGGCCAAGCCGATCGGCGGCGGCCTGCCGCTGGGCGCCATCCTCGGCGCCGCTTCGGTGACCGACGTCCTGCAGCCGGGCCAGCACGGCACCACCTTCGGCGGCAACCCGGTGGCCTGCGCGGCGGGCATCGCCGTGCTGGAGGAGATCGAAGAGAGCGGACTCGCCGCACACACGGTGGCTGTGGGCGACTTCTTCCTGGCGCGGTTGCGGCAACTGGCCGCCGCGTTCCCCGCTCACGTAAAGGAAGCGCGCGGCCTGGGCCTGATGCTCGCGCTGGAGCTGCACGGCGAGGCCGAACCCGTCGTGGTCGCGATGCGCGAGCGCGGCATCCTCGTCAACGCCACCGACAAGACGGTGCTGCGATTCGTACCGCCGCTGGTGATCACGGAGGATGAGGTGGAGATCGCGGTGGGGGCGTTGCGTGAGGTGCTGGAGGGAATGGGATAA
- a CDS encoding MipA/OmpV family protein, protein MLVPFARHLGRLCLLVAAMATIAVAQGAPDDAGGPGGPGGPGGPPSPSWGLGVVGLAQQQAYVGIDPFYIALPAVYFENSWVQVMVPRVNLNAPAFKLGHEQELSIGAGVQLFGFNGYQPDDAPILDGMAERNSGLFAGPVARWNNPIVNVSAEWMLDASSNSTGQRISLGLERTWFVGRKVMLAPSVTTTWLDADYADYYYGVRTSEARADRPAYIAGRTTTTDISLRTTYLLDRKQALILLLQCAVLGNGIQDSPLVDRSIEPMILTGYLYRLR, encoded by the coding sequence ATGCTCGTACCGTTCGCCCGGCACCTTGGCCGGCTGTGCCTGCTTGTCGCCGCAATGGCCACCATCGCCGTGGCGCAGGGCGCGCCGGATGATGCTGGTGGACCCGGTGGCCCGGGCGGCCCGGGCGGCCCGCCCTCGCCTTCGTGGGGCCTCGGCGTCGTCGGCCTGGCGCAGCAGCAGGCATACGTCGGCATCGACCCGTTCTATATCGCGCTGCCGGCCGTCTATTTCGAGAACAGCTGGGTGCAGGTCATGGTGCCGCGCGTCAACCTCAACGCGCCCGCCTTCAAGCTGGGTCACGAACAGGAATTGTCCATCGGTGCCGGCGTCCAGCTGTTCGGATTCAACGGCTACCAACCCGACGACGCGCCGATCCTGGACGGCATGGCCGAGCGCAACAGCGGTCTCTTCGCGGGGCCCGTTGCCAGGTGGAACAACCCGATCGTCAATGTCTCGGCCGAGTGGATGCTTGATGCGAGCAGCAACAGCACGGGGCAACGTATCAGCCTCGGTCTCGAGCGGACCTGGTTCGTGGGCCGCAAGGTCATGCTCGCGCCGAGTGTCACCACGACCTGGCTTGATGCCGACTACGCGGACTACTACTACGGCGTGCGCACCTCCGAAGCGCGCGCAGACCGGCCTGCCTACATCGCCGGGCGCACGACCACAACCGACATCTCCCTGCGCACAACCTACCTGCTCGACCGGAAGCAGGCGTTGATCCTGCTGTTGCAGTGCGCCGTTCTCGGAAACGGCATCCAGGACAGCCCACTTGTCGACAGATCCATCGAGCCGATGATCCTCACCGGCTATCTCTATCGCTTACG